Proteins co-encoded in one Brassica oleracea var. oleracea cultivar TO1000 chromosome C4, BOL, whole genome shotgun sequence genomic window:
- the LOC106337334 gene encoding laccase-6 isoform X1 gives MASSSVSSLLRLSFCLFILQVMNIGRCSAATRIYQFKVQTKRLTRLCQTKEIVTINGKFPGLAITAQEDDNIVVNVINMTPYNATIHWHGIKQKLSCWYDGPSYITQCPIQSGQSFTYNFTVAQQKGTFFWHAHFSWLRATVYGPLIVYPKANVPYPFKKPFKEHTILLGEYWLKNVVELEKHVLESGGPPPPADAFTINGQPGPNYNCSSKDVYELEIVPRKTYLLRLINAGINMESFFTIANHRLTIVEVDGEYTKPFTTERLMLVPGQTMNLLLTADQPIGRYSIAMGPYESAKNVKFQHTSAIASLRYFGAFPNSVASPAKLPVFNDNIAVKTVMDGLRSLNTVDVPKDVDAHLFITIGINVNKCNSEDPNNKCQGPRKGRLAASMNNISFVEPKVSILEAYYKKLEGYFTLDFPTAPEKSYDFVNGAPNDIANDTQAANGTRAMVFEYGSRIQIIFQNTGTLTTENHPIHLHGHSFYVIGYGTGNYDQQTARFNLEDPPYLNTIGVPVGGWAAIRFVADNPGLWLLHCHFDIHQTWGMSTMFIVKNGKTVVESLPQPPADLPKC, from the exons ATGGCCAGTTCCTCTGTCTCCTCCTTGCTCCGTCTTAGCTTTTGCTTGTTCATTCTTCAAGTAATGAACATTGGCAGGTGTAGCGCTGCAACTAGGATCTACCAGTTTAAA GTACAAACAAAGAGACTCACCAGGCTGTGCCAGACAAAAGAGATTGTGACAATCAACGGAAAGTTCCCTGGCCTTGCGATAACCGCTCAAGAAGATGACAACATTGTCGTTAATGTTATCAACATGACCCCCTATAATGCCACAATTCATTG GCATGGTATTAAGCAAAAACTATCTTGTTGGTACGATGGTCCATCTTACATCACACAATGTCCAATTCAGAGCGGACAGAGTTTCACATACAACTTCACAGTGGCGCAACAAAAGGGCACATTCTTTTGGCATGCACACTTTTCTTGGCTTAGAGCTACTGTATACGGTCCGCTCATTGTATATCCTAAAGCTAATGTTCCTTACCCATTCAAGAAACCCTTCAAAGAGCATACAATTCTCCTAG GAGAGTATTGGCTTAAGAACGTGGTGGAGCTTGAAAAACATGTACTGGAGAGTGGAGGACCTCCTCCTCCAGCAGATGCATTCACAATTAATGGTCAGCCAGGACCTAACTACAATTGCTCCTCTAAAG ATGTTTATGAACTTGAGATAGTGCCAAGGAAGACATACCTGCTAAGGCTGATAAACGCTGGCATCAACATGGAGAGCTTCTTCACCATAGCCAATCACAGGTTAACCATAGTGGAAGTAGACGGCGAGTACACCAAACCTTTTACAACAGAGCGTCTGATGCTCGTGCCTGGACAGACAATGAACCTTCTCCTCACAGCTGATCAACCCATTGGGAGATACTCCATCGCCATGGGTCCGTACGAGTCTGCAAAGAACGTCAAGTTTCAACACACTTCAGCGATAGCTAGTCTCCGATACTTTGGTGCATTCCCCAACAGTGTAGCGTCACCAGCTAAGTTACCTGTTTTCAATGATAACATTGCTGTTAAGACTGTCATGGATGGGCTCAGAAGTCTAAACACAGTTGACGTTCCAAAAGATGTTGATGCTCATCTCTTCATCACAATTGGGATAAATGTAAACAAGTGTAACTCTGAAGACCCAAACAACAAGTGCCAAGGTCCCAGGAAAGGAAGGCTAGCAGCTTCAATGAACAACATCAGCTTCGTGGAACCTAAAGTATCGATACTGGAAGCTTATTACAAGAAACTGGAAGGGTACTTCACTCTAGATTTCCCAACAGCACCAGAAAAGTCTTATGACTTCGTCAATGGAGCGCCCAATGATATAGCCAATGACACGCAGGCAGCAAACGGGACCAGAGCAATGGTTTTCGAGTATGGGAGCAGGATACAGATCATCTTCCAGAACACTGGCACTCTAACAACTGAAAATCATCCGATTCATCTTCACGGGCATAGCTTCTATGTTATTGGCTATGGCACAGGGAACTATGATCAACAAACAGCACGGTTTAACCTGGAGGATCCTCCTTATTTGAACACTATTGGAGTCCCAGTTGGAGGATGGGCTGCGATTCGTTTTGTTGCTGACAATCCAG GGCTATGGCTATTGCATTGCCATTTTGATATCCATCAAACATGGGGAATGAGCACAATGTTTATAGTGAAAAATGGCAAGACGGTGGTTGAGAGTCTACCTCAACCTCCTGCAGACCTACCAAAGTGCTAG
- the LOC106337334 gene encoding laccase-6 isoform X2 — translation MASSSVSSLLRLSFCLFILQVMNIGRCSAATRIYQFKVQTKRLTRLCQTKEIVTINGKFPGLAITAQEDDNIVVNVINMTPYNATIHWHGIKQKLSCWYDGPSYITQCPIQSGQSFTYNFTVAQQKGTFFWHAHFSWLRATVYGPLIVYPKANVPYPFKKPFKEHTILLGEYWLKNVVELEKHVLESGGPPPPADAFTINDVYELEIVPRKTYLLRLINAGINMESFFTIANHRLTIVEVDGEYTKPFTTERLMLVPGQTMNLLLTADQPIGRYSIAMGPYESAKNVKFQHTSAIASLRYFGAFPNSVASPAKLPVFNDNIAVKTVMDGLRSLNTVDVPKDVDAHLFITIGINVNKCNSEDPNNKCQGPRKGRLAASMNNISFVEPKVSILEAYYKKLEGYFTLDFPTAPEKSYDFVNGAPNDIANDTQAANGTRAMVFEYGSRIQIIFQNTGTLTTENHPIHLHGHSFYVIGYGTGNYDQQTARFNLEDPPYLNTIGVPVGGWAAIRFVADNPGLWLLHCHFDIHQTWGMSTMFIVKNGKTVVESLPQPPADLPKC, via the exons ATGGCCAGTTCCTCTGTCTCCTCCTTGCTCCGTCTTAGCTTTTGCTTGTTCATTCTTCAAGTAATGAACATTGGCAGGTGTAGCGCTGCAACTAGGATCTACCAGTTTAAA GTACAAACAAAGAGACTCACCAGGCTGTGCCAGACAAAAGAGATTGTGACAATCAACGGAAAGTTCCCTGGCCTTGCGATAACCGCTCAAGAAGATGACAACATTGTCGTTAATGTTATCAACATGACCCCCTATAATGCCACAATTCATTG GCATGGTATTAAGCAAAAACTATCTTGTTGGTACGATGGTCCATCTTACATCACACAATGTCCAATTCAGAGCGGACAGAGTTTCACATACAACTTCACAGTGGCGCAACAAAAGGGCACATTCTTTTGGCATGCACACTTTTCTTGGCTTAGAGCTACTGTATACGGTCCGCTCATTGTATATCCTAAAGCTAATGTTCCTTACCCATTCAAGAAACCCTTCAAAGAGCATACAATTCTCCTAG GAGAGTATTGGCTTAAGAACGTGGTGGAGCTTGAAAAACATGTACTGGAGAGTGGAGGACCTCCTCCTCCAGCAGATGCATTCACAATTAATG ATGTTTATGAACTTGAGATAGTGCCAAGGAAGACATACCTGCTAAGGCTGATAAACGCTGGCATCAACATGGAGAGCTTCTTCACCATAGCCAATCACAGGTTAACCATAGTGGAAGTAGACGGCGAGTACACCAAACCTTTTACAACAGAGCGTCTGATGCTCGTGCCTGGACAGACAATGAACCTTCTCCTCACAGCTGATCAACCCATTGGGAGATACTCCATCGCCATGGGTCCGTACGAGTCTGCAAAGAACGTCAAGTTTCAACACACTTCAGCGATAGCTAGTCTCCGATACTTTGGTGCATTCCCCAACAGTGTAGCGTCACCAGCTAAGTTACCTGTTTTCAATGATAACATTGCTGTTAAGACTGTCATGGATGGGCTCAGAAGTCTAAACACAGTTGACGTTCCAAAAGATGTTGATGCTCATCTCTTCATCACAATTGGGATAAATGTAAACAAGTGTAACTCTGAAGACCCAAACAACAAGTGCCAAGGTCCCAGGAAAGGAAGGCTAGCAGCTTCAATGAACAACATCAGCTTCGTGGAACCTAAAGTATCGATACTGGAAGCTTATTACAAGAAACTGGAAGGGTACTTCACTCTAGATTTCCCAACAGCACCAGAAAAGTCTTATGACTTCGTCAATGGAGCGCCCAATGATATAGCCAATGACACGCAGGCAGCAAACGGGACCAGAGCAATGGTTTTCGAGTATGGGAGCAGGATACAGATCATCTTCCAGAACACTGGCACTCTAACAACTGAAAATCATCCGATTCATCTTCACGGGCATAGCTTCTATGTTATTGGCTATGGCACAGGGAACTATGATCAACAAACAGCACGGTTTAACCTGGAGGATCCTCCTTATTTGAACACTATTGGAGTCCCAGTTGGAGGATGGGCTGCGATTCGTTTTGTTGCTGACAATCCAG GGCTATGGCTATTGCATTGCCATTTTGATATCCATCAAACATGGGGAATGAGCACAATGTTTATAGTGAAAAATGGCAAGACGGTGGTTGAGAGTCTACCTCAACCTCCTGCAGACCTACCAAAGTGCTAG
- the LOC106337335 gene encoding pyridoxine/pyridoxamine 5'-phosphate oxidase 2 isoform X1: MGTAAAPWKQLLFGAIEANSHLKHSSYAQLATIGVNGRPSNRTVVFRGFEENGERIQINTDLRSRKIQELKQCPFSEMCWYFSDTWEQFRINGRVEVIDASNTDQTKLQLREKAWFANSLKSRMTYTCPAPGMPYNGEQPDQEVKLDPSSGPVADYCLMLLEPEKVDYLNLKSNQRLLFSSMISGTGDKCWTSEKVNP, encoded by the exons ATGGGAACAGCTGCAGCGCCATGGAAGCAGCTTCTCTTCGGTGCGATCGAGGCCAATTCTCACCTAAAACACTCTTCCTACGCTCAGCTC GCGACGATTGGTGTTAATGGCCGCCCTTCGAATCGCACCGTCGTCTTCAG GGGCTTTGAAGAGAACGGTGAGAGGATTCAAATCAACACTGATCTTCGTAGTCGCAAG ATTCAAGAGCTTAAGCAGTGTCCGTTCTCTGAG ATGTGTTGGTATTTCTCGGATACTTGGGAGCAGTTTCGGATCAATGGAAGGGTTGAGGTCATTGATGCTTCGAATACTGACCAGACCAAGCTTCAG CTAAGAGAGAAGGCTTGGTTTGCTAATTCTCTAAAGTCAAGGATGACGTACACCTGTCCTGCGCCTGGTATGCCTTACAATGGTGAGCAACCAGATCAAGAAGTTAAGTTAGATCCCTCAAGTGGTCCAGTTGCTGATTACTGTCTAATGCTCCTAGAGCCAGAAAAG GTTGATTACTTGAATCTCAAAAGTAATCAGAGGCTTTTGTTTTCGTCCATGATTAGTGGAACAGGAGATAAGTGCTGGACTTCTGAAAAGGTTAACCCATGA
- the LOC106337335 gene encoding pyridoxine/pyridoxamine 5'-phosphate oxidase 2 isoform X2: MGTAAAPWKQLLFGAIEANSHLKHSSYAQLATIGVNGRPSNRTVVFRGFEENGERIQINTDLRSRKIQELKQCPFSEFRINGRVEVIDASNTDQTKLQLREKAWFANSLKSRMTYTCPAPGMPYNGEQPDQEVKLDPSSGPVADYCLMLLEPEKVDYLNLKSNQRLLFSSMISGTGDKCWTSEKVNP; the protein is encoded by the exons ATGGGAACAGCTGCAGCGCCATGGAAGCAGCTTCTCTTCGGTGCGATCGAGGCCAATTCTCACCTAAAACACTCTTCCTACGCTCAGCTC GCGACGATTGGTGTTAATGGCCGCCCTTCGAATCGCACCGTCGTCTTCAG GGGCTTTGAAGAGAACGGTGAGAGGATTCAAATCAACACTGATCTTCGTAGTCGCAAG ATTCAAGAGCTTAAGCAGTGTCCGTTCTCTGAG TTTCGGATCAATGGAAGGGTTGAGGTCATTGATGCTTCGAATACTGACCAGACCAAGCTTCAG CTAAGAGAGAAGGCTTGGTTTGCTAATTCTCTAAAGTCAAGGATGACGTACACCTGTCCTGCGCCTGGTATGCCTTACAATGGTGAGCAACCAGATCAAGAAGTTAAGTTAGATCCCTCAAGTGGTCCAGTTGCTGATTACTGTCTAATGCTCCTAGAGCCAGAAAAG GTTGATTACTTGAATCTCAAAAGTAATCAGAGGCTTTTGTTTTCGTCCATGATTAGTGGAACAGGAGATAAGTGCTGGACTTCTGAAAAGGTTAACCCATGA
- the LOC106337113 gene encoding dof zinc finger protein DOF2.5-like isoform X2: MDATKWTQGFQEMMNVKPMEQIMIPNNNTHQSNTPSIARPNTVLTSSGGVSAGVSNSNNTSVVVERKSRPQEKINCPRCNSTNTKFCYYNNYSLTQPRYFCKGCRRYWTEGGSLRNVPVGGSSRKNKRSSSSNILQTTPSSLGLTTTLPDLNPPIIFSNQIPNKSKGASQDLNMLSFPVMQDQHVHMSKFLQMHKMEGNGNMTHQQPSSSSSLYGSSSSPVSALELLRTGVNVSSRSGINSFMPSGPMMDSSNNVMYTSSGFPTMVDYKTSNLSFSTDHQGLGHNNNNNSSGDAHSDHHQGRVLFPFGDQMKELSSSITQEVDHDDNQQQKSHGNNNNSSPNNGYWSGMFSTTGGGSSW, encoded by the exons ATGGACGCTACGAAGTGGACACAG GGCTTCCAAGAAATGATGAACGTAAAACCAATGGAGCAAATTATGATTCCTAATAATAACACTCATCAATCAAACACCCCGTCCATTGCAAGGCCAAACACCGTTCTCACATCCAGCGGCGGCGTCTCCGCCGGCGTAAGCAACAGCAACAATACGTCGGTTGTGGTGGAGAGGAAATCAAGACCACAAGAGAAAATAAATTGTCCAAGATGTAACTCAACCAACACAAAATTTTGTTACTACAACAACTATAGTCTCACGCAACCAAGATACTTCTGCAAAGGTTGTCGGAGGTACTGGACCGAAGGTGGATCTCTCAGGAATGTCCCTGTCGGTGGAAGTTCAAGAAAGAACAAGAGATCATCATCATCAAACATCCTTCAGACAACACCATCTTCACTTGGTTTGACTACAACACTTCCAGATCTAAACCCACCAATTATCTTCTCAAACCAAATCCCTAATAAATCAAAAGGGGCATCACAAGATCTCAACATGTTGTCTTTCCCGGTCATGCAAGACCAACATGTTCACATGTCTAAATTTCTTCAGATGCATAAGATGGAAGGAAATGGCAATATGACTCATCAACAGCCGTCATCTTCATCTTCTCTCTATGGTTCTTCGTCGTCTCCTGTTTCAGCGCTTGAGCTTCTAAGAACAGGAGTTAATGTTTCATCAAGATCAGGGATTAACTCTTTTATGCCTTCTGGTCCAATGATGGATTCTTCAAACAATGTGATGTACACTTCTTCAGGGTTTCCAACGATGGTGGATTACAAAACAAGTAATCTCTCTTTCTCTACTGATCATCAAGGGCTTGGAC ACAACAACAACAACAACAGTTCTGGTGATGCTCATAGTGATCATCATCAAGGTAGGGTTTTGTTTCCCTTTGGGGATCAAATGAAGGAGCTTTCATCAAGCATAACACAAGAAGTTGATCATGATGATAATCAACAACAGAAGAGTCATGGTAATAATAATAATTCAAGCCCTAATAATGGATACTGGAGTGGGATGTTCAGTACTACAGGTGGAGGATCTTCATGGTGA
- the LOC106337113 gene encoding dof zinc finger protein DOF2.5-like isoform X1, translated as MDATKWTQGFQEMMNVKPMEQIMIPNNNTHQSNTPSIARPNTVLTSSGGVSAGVSNSNNTSVVVERKSRPQEKINCPRCNSTNTKFCYYNNYSLTQPRYFCKGCRRYWTEGGSLRNVPVGGSSRKNKRSSSSNILQTTPSSLGLTTTLPDLNPPIIFSNQIPNKSKGASQDLNMLSFPVMQDQHVHMSKFLQMHKMEGNGNMTHQQPSSSSSLYGSSSSPVSALELLRTGVNVSSRSGINSFMPSGPMMDSSNNVMYTSSGFPTMVDYKTSNLSFSTDHQGLGHNNNNNNNNNNNNNNNSSGDAHSDHHQGRVLFPFGDQMKELSSSITQEVDHDDNQQQKSHGNNNNSSPNNGYWSGMFSTTGGGSSW; from the exons ATGGACGCTACGAAGTGGACACAG GGCTTCCAAGAAATGATGAACGTAAAACCAATGGAGCAAATTATGATTCCTAATAATAACACTCATCAATCAAACACCCCGTCCATTGCAAGGCCAAACACCGTTCTCACATCCAGCGGCGGCGTCTCCGCCGGCGTAAGCAACAGCAACAATACGTCGGTTGTGGTGGAGAGGAAATCAAGACCACAAGAGAAAATAAATTGTCCAAGATGTAACTCAACCAACACAAAATTTTGTTACTACAACAACTATAGTCTCACGCAACCAAGATACTTCTGCAAAGGTTGTCGGAGGTACTGGACCGAAGGTGGATCTCTCAGGAATGTCCCTGTCGGTGGAAGTTCAAGAAAGAACAAGAGATCATCATCATCAAACATCCTTCAGACAACACCATCTTCACTTGGTTTGACTACAACACTTCCAGATCTAAACCCACCAATTATCTTCTCAAACCAAATCCCTAATAAATCAAAAGGGGCATCACAAGATCTCAACATGTTGTCTTTCCCGGTCATGCAAGACCAACATGTTCACATGTCTAAATTTCTTCAGATGCATAAGATGGAAGGAAATGGCAATATGACTCATCAACAGCCGTCATCTTCATCTTCTCTCTATGGTTCTTCGTCGTCTCCTGTTTCAGCGCTTGAGCTTCTAAGAACAGGAGTTAATGTTTCATCAAGATCAGGGATTAACTCTTTTATGCCTTCTGGTCCAATGATGGATTCTTCAAACAATGTGATGTACACTTCTTCAGGGTTTCCAACGATGGTGGATTACAAAACAAGTAATCTCTCTTTCTCTACTGATCATCAAGGGCTTGGACACAACAACAACAACAACAACAACAACAACAACAACAACAACAACAACAGTTCTGGTGATGCTCATAGTGATCATCATCAAGGTAGGGTTTTGTTTCCCTTTGGGGATCAAATGAAGGAGCTTTCATCAAGCATAACACAAGAAGTTGATCATGATGATAATCAACAACAGAAGAGTCATGGTAATAATAATAATTCAAGCCCTAATAATGGATACTGGAGTGGGATGTTCAGTACTACAGGTGGAGGATCTTCATGGTGA
- the LOC106337113 gene encoding dof zinc finger protein DOF2.5-like isoform X3, producing the protein MMNVKPMEQIMIPNNNTHQSNTPSIARPNTVLTSSGGVSAGVSNSNNTSVVVERKSRPQEKINCPRCNSTNTKFCYYNNYSLTQPRYFCKGCRRYWTEGGSLRNVPVGGSSRKNKRSSSSNILQTTPSSLGLTTTLPDLNPPIIFSNQIPNKSKGASQDLNMLSFPVMQDQHVHMSKFLQMHKMEGNGNMTHQQPSSSSSLYGSSSSPVSALELLRTGVNVSSRSGINSFMPSGPMMDSSNNVMYTSSGFPTMVDYKTSNLSFSTDHQGLGHNNNNNNNNNNNNNNNSSGDAHSDHHQGRVLFPFGDQMKELSSSITQEVDHDDNQQQKSHGNNNNSSPNNGYWSGMFSTTGGGSSW; encoded by the coding sequence ATGATGAACGTAAAACCAATGGAGCAAATTATGATTCCTAATAATAACACTCATCAATCAAACACCCCGTCCATTGCAAGGCCAAACACCGTTCTCACATCCAGCGGCGGCGTCTCCGCCGGCGTAAGCAACAGCAACAATACGTCGGTTGTGGTGGAGAGGAAATCAAGACCACAAGAGAAAATAAATTGTCCAAGATGTAACTCAACCAACACAAAATTTTGTTACTACAACAACTATAGTCTCACGCAACCAAGATACTTCTGCAAAGGTTGTCGGAGGTACTGGACCGAAGGTGGATCTCTCAGGAATGTCCCTGTCGGTGGAAGTTCAAGAAAGAACAAGAGATCATCATCATCAAACATCCTTCAGACAACACCATCTTCACTTGGTTTGACTACAACACTTCCAGATCTAAACCCACCAATTATCTTCTCAAACCAAATCCCTAATAAATCAAAAGGGGCATCACAAGATCTCAACATGTTGTCTTTCCCGGTCATGCAAGACCAACATGTTCACATGTCTAAATTTCTTCAGATGCATAAGATGGAAGGAAATGGCAATATGACTCATCAACAGCCGTCATCTTCATCTTCTCTCTATGGTTCTTCGTCGTCTCCTGTTTCAGCGCTTGAGCTTCTAAGAACAGGAGTTAATGTTTCATCAAGATCAGGGATTAACTCTTTTATGCCTTCTGGTCCAATGATGGATTCTTCAAACAATGTGATGTACACTTCTTCAGGGTTTCCAACGATGGTGGATTACAAAACAAGTAATCTCTCTTTCTCTACTGATCATCAAGGGCTTGGACACAACAACAACAACAACAACAACAACAACAACAACAACAACAACAACAGTTCTGGTGATGCTCATAGTGATCATCATCAAGGTAGGGTTTTGTTTCCCTTTGGGGATCAAATGAAGGAGCTTTCATCAAGCATAACACAAGAAGTTGATCATGATGATAATCAACAACAGAAGAGTCATGGTAATAATAATAATTCAAGCCCTAATAATGGATACTGGAGTGGGATGTTCAGTACTACAGGTGGAGGATCTTCATGGTGA
- the LOC106339245 gene encoding uncharacterized protein LOC106339245 — protein MYEWVAGDSPSRFFRSSTTWEMLRPRQEEVDWCDVVWFKGAIPKHSFTMWMANYDMLPTRSRLATWGMIVATDFPFCSRDVETRDHLFLNCEYSHDIWSEVFIRCHPPMSSFTDWSELLSWIRAAATPELKLLRKLATRVVIFHLWKQRNNLIHNHISLYVASIFHCIDKELRNIISARKGRKQFRSLMSMWLI, from the coding sequence ATGTATGAATGGGTTGCTGGTGATTCTCCTTCTCGCTTTTTCAGGTCGTCAACCACATGGGAAATGCTCAGGCCTAGGCAGGAGGAGGTCGACTGGTGCGATGTGGTTTGGTTCAAGGGAGCAATCCCCAAGCACTCATTTACGATGTGGATGGCAAACTACGACATGCTCCCAACGAGAAGCAGACTTGCTACATGGGGAATGATCGTTGCTACTGATTTTCCTTTCTGCTCTAGGGATGTAGAAACTAGAGACCATCTCTTCTTGAACTGTGAATACAGTCATGATATTTGGAGTGAAGTCTTCATCAGATGTCATCCGCCTATGTCGAGCTTCACGGACTGGTCCGAACTCTTGTCTTGGATCCGCGCAGCCGCAACACCCGAGCTGAAGCTTCTACGAAAACTAGCCACACGAGTAGTGATCTTCCACCTGTGGAAGCAACGAAACAACCTCATCCATAATCACATCTCTCTGTATGTTGCTTCGATCTTCCACTGCATTGACAAAGAGCTGAGAAATATCATATCTGCTAGGAAAGGGAGGAAACAATTCAGATCACTCATGTCCATGTGGCTGATATGA
- the LOC106337258 gene encoding calcium-binding protein KIC-like: MEPPSKKPFVAATTKMETEYEDMLPIMAEKMDVEEFVSELCKGFSLLADPERDLITAESLRRNSRVLGIEGMSKEDAQGMVREGDLDGDGALNQTEFCVLMVRLSPEMMEDAETWLEKAISQELNNHNHSSLP, translated from the coding sequence ATGGAACCGCCAAGCAAGAAACCTTTTGTAGCTGCTACTACGAAGATGGAGACCGAATACGAAGATATGTTACCGATCATGGCGGAGAAAATGGACGTAGAAGAGTTTGTATCAGAGCTATGCAAAGGTTTCAGTTTGCTAGCGGATCCAGAGAGAGATCTCATTACAGCTGAGAGTCTAAGGAGGAACTCAAGGGTGCTTGGGATTGAAGGAATGAGCAAGGAAGATGCACAAGGAATGGTTAGAGAAGGAGACCTTGACGGAGATGGTGCTCTTAACCAAACCGAGTTCTGCGTTCTCATGGTTCGGTTAAGCCCTGAGATGATGGAAGATGCTGAGACTTGGCTGGAGAAAGCTATTAGCCAAGAACTCAACAATCACAATCACTCTTCTCTGCCTTGA
- the LOC106342586 gene encoding proline-rich receptor-like protein kinase PERK9, whose protein sequence is MSNVRPWFRLASIARPTSQGSSDPPPPPPPPQTRQTPSRQVVVRQPAKQPSPPRQQQPPSPPRQQRPPSPPRQQTPPPPPTQERFPYHSPPSRHMSPPTPPKAKSPSPPPPPPRSSYTPPPSPKEVQEAFPPRKPTSPPSPAHSTRSTKSEQESFRKVPSPRPLSPYSLPPPQLHSERQTTQKNILTSEKTSQLQEPNHHNQSHNHQGNNTNKTHHKQPVSDSENIMGTRAITIAGQNKGAVMEILRSPSSNKTGGAGPHSSRGFHGTGEKGRRLQSSSSSSSSDEGEGKKKTTKNPNNNANSNNLPMKTFMNSNVQMINNSLVYNSMATHHDPGVHLRISRKPGSGNGFDVKDYGNNDGGYTN, encoded by the coding sequence ATGTCCAACGTGCGTCCATGGTTCCGTCTCGCTAGCATCGCTAGGCCCACATCACAAGGCTCAAGCGACCCACCTCCTCCTCCTCCTCCACCTCAAACTCGACAAACCCCTAGCCGTCAGGTTGTAGTCAGACAACCGGCGAAACAACCGTCACCTCCACGTCAGCAACAACCTCCTTCGCCTCCACGTCAGCAACGACCTCCTTCGCCTCCACGTCAGCAAACTCCTCCACCTCCACCTACTCAGGAGCGGTTCCCGTATCATTCACCGCCAAGCCGCCACATGTCACCACCGACCCCACCAAAAGCTAAGTCTCCGTCACCCCCACCGCCACCTCCTCGGTCGTCATACACACCGCCACCATCTCCCAAGGAGGTTCAAGAAGCCTTTCCACCGCGAAAACCAACTTCACCACCGAGTCCAGCTCATTCGACTAGGTCGACAAAATCTGAACAAGAGAGTTTTCGAAAGGTACCATCACCGAGACCACTCTCTCCATACTCTCTCCCACCTCCTCAGTTACATTCCGAACGCCAAACCACTCAGAAAAACATTCTCACATCCGAGAAAACAAGCCAACTCCAAGAACCAAACCATCATAACCAGAGCCATAACCATCAAGGCAACAACACCAATAAGACTCATCATAAGCAACCTGTGTCTGATTCAGAAAACATAATGGGCACACGAGCCATCACCATTGCGGGGCAAAACAAAGGTGCTGTTATGGAGATCCTACGATCTCCTTCAAGCAACAAAACCGGAGGAGCAGGACCACATTCCTCTAGGGGTTTCCACGGCACTGGAGAGAAGGGACGGCGACTTCAAAGCAGTAGTAGCAGCAGCAGCAGTGATGAAGGAGAAGGGAAGAAGAAAACTACAAAGAACCCTAATAATAATGCCAATAGTAATAATCTCCCGATGAAAACATTTATGAACAGTAACGTTCAGATGATAAACAACTCTCTTGTTTACAACTCGATGGCTACTCATCACGATCCCGGTGTTCATCTTAGAATCTCCCGTAAACCTGGCTCTGGCAATGGTTTCGACGTGAAGGATTACGGTAACAATGACGGCGGATACACCAACTGA
- the LOC106342588 gene encoding cytochrome B5 isoform C-like codes for MAKLISFHDVAKHKCKNDCWILIHGKVYDVSSFIDEHPGGDNVLLAVTGKDASTDFDDVNHSNEAKETMKKYYIGDVDKSTVPVTAKYIPPWEKESTPETTKDESGNKMLVYLVPLLILGVAFFLRFYNNKQTT; via the exons ATGGCCAAGCTTATCTCGTTTCATGATGTGGCTAAACATAAGTGCAAGAATGATTGTTGGATTCTCATCCATGGAAAG GTTTATGACGTCAGCAGTTTCATAGACGAACATCCCGGCGGTGACAATGTTCTCCTCGCCGTCACCG GAAAGGACGCGTCCACTGATTTTGACGATGTGAACCATAGCAATGAAGCGAAAGAGACGATGAAGAAATATTATATAGGTGACGTTGACAAGTCAACTGTCCCGGTGACGGCGAAGTATATTCCACCGTGGGAGAAAGAATCTACACCTGAAACCACAAAAGACGAATCTGGAAACAAGATGCTTGTATACTTGGTTCCTCTCTTGATTCTCGGCGTTGCTTTCTTTCTCAGATTCTACAACAACAAGCAGACAACTTAA